The following proteins are encoded in a genomic region of Fusarium oxysporum f. sp. lycopersici 4287 chromosome 1, whole genome shotgun sequence:
- a CDS encoding hypothetical protein (At least one base has a quality score < 10): MPSPASVNNATGPSPSPPAPSPAQTQPPPQPGASGAGSAAPPTTRPGLPDRSVSENTVEDAYVDFILFCNPAVPLSTDTTSLREAFRNPPRSGGKSFSTFAIYELVRKFYNSEIRTWTELTTKLGVEPPDPNKEESAQKVAQYGVRLKWMNSMHVKAFFEYLMDIPNDYWTRIPTDSNPTSQPIRDGVAIEDDMALRALFPHIRPKRGRKRPVDDDTATSPAQRSHLAPSSAVEAVSGPMSMSLSADPTRLSAAPWTPSDASQQTPLFRWPQSAITPNSRKSFWDDALEPQSAVTPSKPRLTTQRRGPKNVSSAWRPGVPNGGVKPRGRPPMNRTPIDASLPPFSTTATTTAPEEPVAPICTPPVSAPGADSGQSENSFSIPSITSQPHPTPAPPRPSRPSISLQVPERPSGSVRLATPPPVVVINGPSETQAPPPHTYVGTSSNFARATNEVTTSRQQQAEDTMSQQKDVPRLYFERLEERTNVDEVIGYMMRSLFGANWLDAEGNPTHTCSTTEAMAIVNSVLEDLYRKAASPDMFLINLAAMTGGGYLLAGTTKLKRVGVQDGAMKYTCEWIYGLGHLRGQYQMEIAVPVEMLEDSKEPSPEATSAESASKLSADEWQAKYEKLLEELDKKDKTFMDLRMKVTDILRGVPKK, translated from the exons ATGCCGTCACCTGCCTCTGTCAACAACGCAACCGGGCCCTCTCCGTCACCTCCGGCTCCGAGTCCGGCCCAGACTCAGCCTCCACCTCAGCCCGGCGCATCGGGGGCCGGATCCGCTGCGCCTCCGACCACGCGCCCGGGCCTTCCGGACCGTAGCGTTTCCGAGAACACGGTAGAGGATGCTTACGTTGACTTTATTCTCTTTTGCAATCCGGCAGTGCCGCTCTCTACAGACACGACAAGTCTGAGAGAGGCATTCCGTAATCCTCCTCGCAGCGGCGGCAAGTCCTTCAGCACATTCGCCATCTATGAGCTCGTCCGCAAGTTTTACAACAGCGAGATCCGGACATGGACAGAATTGACTACaaagcttggtgttgagcccCCAGACCCAAACAAGGAGGAGAGTGCCCAGAAAGTTGCACAGTATGGCGTGAGATTAAAG TGGATGAATTCCATGCACGTCAAGGCATTTTTCGAGTATCTGATGGACATTCCGAATGATTACTGGACAAGGATCCCTACTGACAGTAACCCTACGAGCCAGCCCATCCGCGATGGTGTGGCTATCGAGGATGACATGGCTCTGAGGGCTCTTTTCCCACACATACGGCCAAAGAGAGGTAGAAAGCGTCCCGTCGACGATGACACAGCCACTTCTCCCGCTCAGAGATCTCACCTTGCACCGTCATCAGCTGTTGAGGCCGTAAGCGGTCCTATGTCAATGTCATTGTCAGCAGATCCCACGAGGCTAAGCGCTGCACCGTGGACTCCGAGTGATGCTTCTCAGCAGACGCCTCTATTTCGGTGGCCGCAGTCTGCTATTACACCGAACTCGAGGAAATCTTTCTGGGACGATGCTCTTGAGCCACAGTCTGCTGTTACACCGTCGAAGCCGAGACTTACGACGCAGCGCAGAGGGCCCAAGAATGTGTCTTCTGCCTGGAGACCCGGAGTTCCCAACGGTGGTGTCAAACCACGAGGACGGCCACCGATGAATAGAACTCCTATAGATGCTTCCCTGCCTCCGTTTTCTACCACGGCCACCACAACGGCCCCTGAGGAACCCGTAGCCCCCATTTGTACTCCGCCAGTCTCAGCTCCCGGGGCAGATAGTGGACAGTCAGAGAATAGTTTCTCGATCCCCTCGATAACATCACAGCCGCATCCTACCCCTGCTCCACCTAGGCCTTCTCGCCCGAGTATATCTTTACAAGTCCCCGAAAGACCATCAGGCAGTGTTAGACTTGCAACTCCTCCCCCAGTCGTGGTCATCAACGGCCCCAGTGAAActcaggctcctcctccgcaTACATACGTCGGAACATCATCGAACTTTGCAAGAGCTACGAACGAAGTGACTACGTCACGCCAGCAGCAAGCTGAGGATACAATGTCACAACAAAAGGATGTTCCGAGGTTGTATTTCGAGAGGCTTGAAGAACGTACGAACGTGGATGAGGTTATCGGTTATATGATGCGCAGTCTCTTCGGGGCAAATTGGCTCGATGCTGAAGGAAATCCAACACATACATGCTCAACGACTGAAGCGATGGCGATCGTCAACTCGGTTCTCGAAGACTTGTACAGAAAGGCAGCATCACCGGACATGTTTTTGATCAACCTAGCTGCCATGACAGGAGGCGGGTACCTCCTAGCCGGGACGACGAAACTCAAACGCGTTGGCGTGCAAGACGGTGCGATGAAGTATACTTGTGAATGGATATATGGTCTAGGCCATCTCAGGGGTCAATATCAGATGGAAATTGCTGTACCTGTGGAGATGCTTGAGGATTCTAAAGAGCCGAGTCCCGAAGCTACGTCTGCGGAATCAGCATCCAAGTTATCTGCGGATGAGTGGCAGGCTAAGTATGAGAAGCTGCTTGAAGAGTTGGATAAGAAGGATAAGACGTTTATGGATCTGAGGATGAAGGTGACGGATATTCTGAGGGGTGTACCTAAGAAATGA
- a CDS encoding YggS family pyridoxal phosphate enzyme: protein MSDSQDEMRIDPSRAQALVSQLSSVKERIAAVANGRKVRLVAVSKLKPVNDILALHQAPTSHTHFGENYSQELTQKAALLPKTIQWHFIGGLQSSHCKSLGKIPNLFCVSSIDTSKKAQLLNTARTNLLSSQPDLDKIGVHVQVNTSGEEAKSGCAPGEETVALCREVIETCPSLRFLGLMTIGAIARSKATTAETENEDFVTLKEQLDLVAKELNLDKDSMELSMGMSEDFEGAIRLGSSEVRVGSTIFGQRPAKADAKIKE from the exons ATGAGTGATTCTCAAGACGAGATGAGGATTGATCCTTCAAGGGCTCAGGCTCTTGTTTCTCAGCTTAGTTCCGTCAAAGAGCGTATTGCTGCCGTAGCAAACGGTCGAAAA GTCCGACTTGTCGCTGTCTCAAAGCTCAAGCCTGTAAATGACATTCTAGCACTTCATCAGGCTCCTACTTCCCATACTCACTTTGGTGAGAACTATTCTCAAGAGTTGACTCAAAAAGCAGCTTTGCTCCCGAAAACTATTCAGTGGCATTTTATCGGTGGCCTCCAGTCTA GCCATTGCAAGTCCCTGGGAAAGATCCCCAATCTCTTCTGTGTCTCAAGCATAGATACTTCCAAGAAGgcccagcttctcaacactgCCCGCACAaatcttctttcttcacagcctgatcttgacaagattggTGTCCACGTGCAAGTCAACACATCCGGAGAGGAAGCCAAGTCTGGCTGTGCCCCCGGTGAAGAGACCGTTGCTCTATGCCGTGAAGTCATTGAGACATGCCCCAGCCTCCGTTTTCTCGGTCTCATGACCATCGGGGCTATTGCTCGCAGCAAAGCCACTACCGCTGAGACTGAGAATGAGGACTTTGTTACTCTCAAGGAGCAGCTAGATCTTGTGGCTAAGGAGCTGAATTTGGATAAGGATAGCATGGAGTTGAGCATGGGTATGAGTGAGGATTTTGAAGGTGCAATTCGCCTGGGAAGCAGTGAGGTTCGTGTAGGCAGCACTATTTTCGGGCAGAGGCCAGCTAAGGCAGATGCAAAGATCAAGGAGTAA
- a CDS encoding actin like protein 2/3 complex, subunit 5 → MSIIQQHTSATLGDAWRTINIDALNEDSSVNFDTSTLHPPQPEIDEAEVRQLSGQIRQLLRGGDAEGALRGSLETPVYNGTDAAKDAHLHTIIEVLQSIKASDMSPLLKSIYGSEGGPECLDVLMKYIYKGMATVHPGTASRSPNKVTPQSTGGFSQIAGRPGSNEPATAAMSVLLSWHEKVVEVAGLGCIGRTMTDWRKV, encoded by the exons ATGTCAATTATCCAGCAGCATACGAGCGCGACGCTCGGTGACGCATGGCGCACTATCAACATCGACGCCTTGAACGAAGACTCCAGCGTCAACTTCGACACCTCGACTCTGCACCCCCCACAGCCCGAGATCGACGAGGCGGAAGTGCGACAGCTTTCTGGGCAGATCAGGCAGCTTCTGAGAGGCGGTGATGCGGAGGGAGCTTTGAGGGGCAGCTTGGAGACTCCAGTATACAACGGAACGGATGCAGCCAAG GATGCTCATCTGCACACTATCATTGAGGTCCTCCAGTCGATTAAGGCAAGCGACATGTCCCCCTTACTGAAGAGCATCTATGGATCCGAGGGCGGCCCTGAGTGCCTGGATGTCCTGATGAAGTATAT CTACAAGGGAATGGCTACGGTTCACCCTGGAACAGCTTCGCGATCACCAAACAAGGTTACACCTCAATCGACGGGAGGTTTCAGCCAGATCGCTGGGCGACCTGGTTCGAACGAGCCCGCCACTGCAGCCATGAGTGTGCTCCTGAGTTGGCACGAGAAGGTCGTTGAGGTCGCTGGTCTGGGATGCATCGGCCGAACAATGACCGACTGGCGAAAGGTTTAG
- a CDS encoding hypothetical protein (At least one base has a quality score < 10), translating to MPSPASVNNATGPSPSPPAPSPAQTQPPPQPGASGAGSAAPPTTRPGLPDRSVSENTVEDAYVDFILFCNPAVPLSTDTTSLREAFRNPPRSGGKSFSTFAIYELVRKFYNSEIRTWTELTTKLGVEPPDPNKEESAQKVAQYGVRLKKWMNSMHVKAFFEYLMDIPNDYWTRIPTDSNPTSQPIRDGVAIEDDMALRALFPHIRPKRGRKRPVDDDTATSPAQRSHLAPSSAVEAVSGPMSMSLSADPTRLSAAPWTPSDASQQTPLFRWPQSAITPNSRKSFWDDALEPQSAVTPSKPRLTTQRRGPKNVSSAWRPGVPNGGVKPRGRPPMNRTPIDASLPPFSTTATTTAPEEPVAPICTPPVSAPGADSGQSENSFSIPSITSQPHPTPAPPRPSRPSISLQVPERPSGSVRLATPPPVVVINGPSETQAPPPHTYVGTSSNFARATNEVTTSRQQQAEDTMSQQKDVPRLYFERLEERTNVDEVIGYMMRSLFGANWLDAEGNPTHTCSTTEAMAIVNSVLEDLYRKAASPDMFLINLAAMTGGGYLLAGTTKLKRVGVQDGAMKYTCEWIYGLGHLRGQYQMEIAVPVEMLEDSKEPSPEATSAESASKLSADEWQAKYEKLLEELDKKDKTFMDLRMKVTDILRGVPKK from the exons ATGCCGTCACCTGCCTCTGTCAACAACGCAACCGGGCCCTCTCCGTCACCTCCGGCTCCGAGTCCGGCCCAGACTCAGCCTCCACCTCAGCCCGGCGCATCGGGGGCCGGATCCGCTGCGCCTCCGACCACGCGCCCGGGCCTTCCGGACCGTAGCGTTTCCGAGAACACGGTAGAGGATGCTTACGTTGACTTTATTCTCTTTTGCAATCCGGCAGTGCCGCTCTCTACAGACACGACAAGTCTGAGAGAGGCATTCCGTAATCCTCCTCGCAGCGGCGGCAAGTCCTTCAGCACATTCGCCATCTATGAGCTCGTCCGCAAGTTTTACAACAGCGAGATCCGGACATGGACAGAATTGACTACaaagcttggtgttgagcccCCAGACCCAAACAAGGAGGAGAGTGCCCAGAAAGTTGCACAGTATGGCGTGAGATTAAAG AAGTGGATGAATTCCATGCACGTCAAGGCATTTTTCGAGTATCTGATGGACATTCCGAATGATTACTGGACAAGGATCCCTACTGACAGTAACCCTACGAGCCAGCCCATCCGCGATGGTGTGGCTATCGAGGATGACATGGCTCTGAGGGCTCTTTTCCCACACATACGGCCAAAGAGAGGTAGAAAGCGTCCCGTCGACGATGACACAGCCACTTCTCCCGCTCAGAGATCTCACCTTGCACCGTCATCAGCTGTTGAGGCCGTAAGCGGTCCTATGTCAATGTCATTGTCAGCAGATCCCACGAGGCTAAGCGCTGCACCGTGGACTCCGAGTGATGCTTCTCAGCAGACGCCTCTATTTCGGTGGCCGCAGTCTGCTATTACACCGAACTCGAGGAAATCTTTCTGGGACGATGCTCTTGAGCCACAGTCTGCTGTTACACCGTCGAAGCCGAGACTTACGACGCAGCGCAGAGGGCCCAAGAATGTGTCTTCTGCCTGGAGACCCGGAGTTCCCAACGGTGGTGTCAAACCACGAGGACGGCCACCGATGAATAGAACTCCTATAGATGCTTCCCTGCCTCCGTTTTCTACCACGGCCACCACAACGGCCCCTGAGGAACCCGTAGCCCCCATTTGTACTCCGCCAGTCTCAGCTCCCGGGGCAGATAGTGGACAGTCAGAGAATAGTTTCTCGATCCCCTCGATAACATCACAGCCGCATCCTACCCCTGCTCCACCTAGGCCTTCTCGCCCGAGTATATCTTTACAAGTCCCCGAAAGACCATCAGGCAGTGTTAGACTTGCAACTCCTCCCCCAGTCGTGGTCATCAACGGCCCCAGTGAAActcaggctcctcctccgcaTACATACGTCGGAACATCATCGAACTTTGCAAGAGCTACGAACGAAGTGACTACGTCACGCCAGCAGCAAGCTGAGGATACAATGTCACAACAAAAGGATGTTCCGAGGTTGTATTTCGAGAGGCTTGAAGAACGTACGAACGTGGATGAGGTTATCGGTTATATGATGCGCAGTCTCTTCGGGGCAAATTGGCTCGATGCTGAAGGAAATCCAACACATACATGCTCAACGACTGAAGCGATGGCGATCGTCAACTCGGTTCTCGAAGACTTGTACAGAAAGGCAGCATCACCGGACATGTTTTTGATCAACCTAGCTGCCATGACAGGAGGCGGGTACCTCCTAGCCGGGACGACGAAACTCAAACGCGTTGGCGTGCAAGACGGTGCGATGAAGTATACTTGTGAATGGATATATGGTCTAGGCCATCTCAGGGGTCAATATCAGATGGAAATTGCTGTACCTGTGGAGATGCTTGAGGATTCTAAAGAGCCGAGTCCCGAAGCTACGTCTGCGGAATCAGCATCCAAGTTATCTGCGGATGAGTGGCAGGCTAAGTATGAGAAGCTGCTTGAAGAGTTGGATAAGAAGGATAAGACGTTTATGGATCTGAGGATGAAGGTGACGGATATTCTGAGGGGTGTACCTAAGAAATGA